A part of Chlamydia sp. 04-14 genomic DNA contains:
- the pepF gene encoding oligoendopeptidase F, which translates to MTVDTEKQQVVRPRNEIPAEDCWDVNPLYPNRADWKADLDAFGMKTDGSFTWPELQATQYQLENSESLLSLLTKLFSVERKLDKLYVYAHLVHDQDITNQEGIADLKSITHLYTLFSEEISWIQPALISLSETIIAQHLSAPSLASYRFYLEKIFRLSMHTGTPGEEKILASAFAPFEVASKAFSSLSDSEIPFGQATDSKGNSHPLSHALASLYMQSTDRELRKTAYLAQCERYYNYRHTFANLLNGKIQAHLFYAKNKKYGSCLESALYHNNIPTTVYTNLMEIVKKNSSLITKYYSLKQKALNLKDFHFYDVYAPLSQSEEKKYSYEEAVDLIHSSLSPLGTEYVDILKRGLTTEGWVDKYENLNKRSGAYSSGCYDSYPYILLNYTGTLYDVSVIAHEGGHSMHSYFSRKNQSFHEAQYPIFLAEIASTLNEMLLMDSMLKNSDSKEEKITILTRCLDTIFSTLFRQVLFASFEYEVHSAAEQGLPLTEEYLSSAYKNLQNDFYGEIVTFDTLSNIEWARIPHFYYNFYVYQYATGIIASLCFAEKILNKEDNALNSYLNFLKSGGSDFPLEILKKSGLDMTTSEPIHKAFSFIERKIQELSSLI; encoded by the coding sequence ATGACCGTAGATACAGAAAAACAACAAGTAGTTCGTCCAAGAAACGAAATCCCTGCCGAGGACTGCTGGGATGTAAACCCTCTATACCCCAATAGAGCGGACTGGAAAGCAGATTTGGATGCTTTCGGGATGAAAACAGACGGTTCATTTACCTGGCCAGAACTGCAAGCAACGCAATACCAACTTGAGAATTCAGAATCTCTCCTCTCTCTATTAACCAAACTCTTCTCAGTTGAAAGAAAGCTTGACAAACTCTACGTTTACGCTCATCTAGTTCATGATCAAGACATAACAAACCAAGAAGGAATCGCAGATCTAAAATCGATCACACATTTGTATACTCTCTTTTCTGAAGAAATCTCCTGGATACAACCTGCTTTAATTAGTTTATCAGAGACGATAATAGCACAACATTTATCGGCTCCCTCCCTAGCGTCCTATAGATTCTATTTAGAGAAAATCTTTAGACTATCTATGCATACAGGCACTCCTGGAGAAGAAAAAATCTTAGCTTCCGCTTTTGCTCCTTTTGAAGTAGCTAGTAAGGCATTTTCTTCTTTAAGTGATTCAGAAATTCCCTTTGGTCAAGCTACGGATTCAAAAGGCAATTCTCATCCCCTTTCTCATGCATTAGCATCATTATATATGCAGTCTACGGATAGAGAATTAAGAAAAACAGCTTACCTAGCACAGTGTGAAAGATATTATAATTATCGACATACCTTTGCTAATCTCCTTAATGGAAAAATTCAAGCACATCTATTCTATGCAAAAAACAAGAAATACGGCTCCTGTCTAGAATCAGCATTGTATCATAATAATATTCCGACAACGGTCTACACTAATCTTATGGAAATCGTGAAGAAGAATTCTTCGCTGATTACAAAATACTACTCTCTAAAACAGAAAGCTTTAAATTTAAAAGATTTCCATTTTTATGATGTATATGCTCCTCTAAGTCAATCTGAGGAAAAGAAATATTCTTACGAAGAAGCTGTCGATCTTATCCACAGTAGTCTATCACCACTTGGAACTGAATATGTTGATATTTTGAAACGGGGATTAACTACAGAAGGTTGGGTAGACAAATACGAGAACCTTAACAAACGCTCTGGAGCTTATTCTTCGGGATGTTATGACAGCTATCCCTATATTCTATTAAACTACACCGGAACATTATATGATGTGTCTGTAATTGCTCATGAAGGCGGTCACAGCATGCATTCCTATTTCAGCAGAAAGAATCAATCTTTCCACGAAGCGCAATACCCTATTTTTCTTGCAGAGATTGCCTCTACCCTAAATGAAATGCTTCTTATGGACTCAATGCTTAAAAATAGCGATTCTAAAGAAGAGAAAATCACTATTCTTACAAGATGTCTGGACACCATCTTTTCTACACTATTTCGTCAGGTGTTGTTTGCATCTTTTGAATACGAAGTACATTCTGCTGCAGAACAAGGTCTTCCTCTAACCGAAGAGTATCTATCCTCGGCTTATAAGAATTTACAAAATGATTTTTATGGTGAAATCGTAACATTCGACACTCTTTCTAACATAGAATGGGCAAGAATTCCTCATTTCTATTACAATTTCTACGTATACCAATACGCAACAGGCATCATTGCTTCTCTATGCTTTGCAGAAAAAATTCTTAACAAAGAAGACAACGCCCTCAACTCGTATCTGAATTTCTTAAAAAGTGGAGGCTCTGACTTCCCATTAGAAATCTTGAAGAAGTCTGGATTGGATATGACAACAAGTGAGCCAATACACAAGGCCTTTTCCTTTATAGAGAGAAAAATTCAAGAGTTATCATCTTTAATTTGA